One Diadema setosum chromosome 8, eeDiaSeto1, whole genome shotgun sequence genomic window carries:
- the LOC140231695 gene encoding uncharacterized protein: MRLPSKQVLLRVFPTWDRTKQKHTALRISVKYGPAFLRLLKSTSSKMQSQGGDSLPEVRKRELEDKVVLRSSKRLKRSSSACSPTSMTDSPSAVVEDDGGVGEMHFVGASCKQSTTQSAADITKGAGGKILPSKPDGVKGEKASSDDHIPSQDVRGKEHSLSSYGLGEDIQRQHVSEMSHEGKLSTSDEAADMEARKTPNPAIRKKRELRSRHKSLHSTREASRKNYHPCESEDNQEELNVRRFPLKEGTNGLSSAGGSVPSVPVNDGKVCVSETSEECEEIKAYQIQVGYVESDESSDNFRIAMNNDPMLSAVSTVGVSQDLQGSEDLASHISGLRFQSLSVCSLEENEKAQDGEKTLLDSSPLVNSSLAEDVSPTSATFDSLLPGLEMLQVCRRSQDASGPQDSASRLEVKCDKVKKSPKKKKSKGKKSKQESMMSPSMIAGGKGCHKKPKQIPSPMKSPVFEMGPPVSNWVNLNKPVTSPCHVFLKDSLSLKYPRMDELQQLGPLETSSEPQDKGLSTFGDNRSMKTSPSSAEDGTPAACNCPAVTQEKATNERPGQDAQEQTKGSRLPSPKMFIEQFLEYLEGEPDAMVGKTANSGESNKMNKDSVHSEPRKQPKKESRSDGRRGRGGWEASLRQCPQKITLFQLGQTPGTNGSRSTPKDGLKSPGKKGTPSKKKMVSEVKIEKDLPSETSAVTPKLELIKRKKPREVAKPSSLDKDEKDMTAKAKAGQKKIPTPVQEKDDAARDEVMNQIAPVKMMIKSLVFRDHGVFSWSFPRGQLVLGKMKGYCWWPGKVIHHYDRSIPDSPPPLSRWVQWYGDNKVSLLSLGQIVDFEKFPEYFSSSSFQKLSLYQKACYQALNVAAERSGKEFRNAKPDDLPGGAGAKEKQEKKTKMLLRFQEMKNWAFGGFPSGGSTSIRPSAEEKRPPPPPPESPAPSSPVGEKNGTTPSKNSSRKQTEKEVFLDVREERMKELRDRKRAIEEICIGCGSLSLSTKHPLFDGGLCEVCRIEYLEVAYLYDCEGYQAHCCICAEGKQITLCGNLGCYHSYCTDCMNFLVGPLESRRVSQQDPWSCYLCSSIDRHGYLKRRADWQDRLVEFFNQDQFMEFPPLRVYKPHLPAERRPIRVLSLFDGIGTGMLVLRDLGFDVDCYMASEISDEAIMVAAVRLQGEIKQIGDVQKITTKELASWGPFDLLIGGSPCNDLSVVNPARKGLEGGTGLLFFEFYRILKALEPCPDDPRPFFWLFENVVHMGRKDKQTICRFLECHPVMIDARHVSPSHRARYYWGNFPGMHRPYVAAAGNPLILQECLEPHCDRQAQFSKVATITTRSNSIRQTKDAILPVIMNGKEDGLWATELERLFGFPDHYTDIGNLSRTNRQKLLGKAWCVPVIKHLMAPLKDYFSCRHQE; the protein is encoded by the exons ATGAGGCTTCCAAGCAAGCAG GTGCTTCTGAGGGTATTCCCCACCTGGGACAGGACGAAACAGAAGCACACAGCTCTTCGCATCTCTGTCAAGTATGGACCAGCCTTCCTGCGTCTTCTGAAG AGCACTTCCTCCAAGATGCAGTCGCAGGGAGGGGACTCTCTTCCTGAAGTCAGGAAACGAGAACTAGAAGACAAAGTTGTGCTAAGAAGCTCCAAGAGATTGAAAAGATCCTCCAGTGCTTGCAGCCCAACATCCATGACTGACTCACCTTCTGCAGTGGTGGAAGATGATGGTGGAGTTGGTGAAATGCACTTTGTGGGAGCATCATGCAAGCAATCTACTACCCAAAGTGCTGCAGACATTACAAAGGGAGCTGGAGGGAAGATTCTGCCTTCCAAACCAGATGGTGTGAAGGGAGAGAAGGCATCATCTGATGATCACATTCCAAGCCAAGATGTGAGAGGCAAAGAGCATTCATTATCATCCTACGGACTGGGGGAAGACATCCAGCGGCAGCATGTCTCAGAAATGTCACACGAGGGTAAACTTTCTACAAGTGATGAAGCAGCAGACATGGAGGCAAGGAAGACGCCTAACCCAGCAATTAGGAAGAAAAGAGAACTTAGAAGCAGACACAAGTCATTACATTCCACGAGGGAAGCATCGCGAAAGAATTATCACCCTTGTGAGTCTGAAGATAATCAGGAGGAACTCAATGTGAGAAGATTTCCATTAAAGGAGGGAACAAATGGTTTGTCTTCTGCAGGAGGTAGTGTTCCAAGTGTCCCTGTAAATGATGGGAAGGTTTGTGTCAGTGAAACATCAGAGGAGTGTGaggaaatcaaagcctatcaaATTCAAGTTGGATATGTGGAGTCAGACGAGTCCAGTGATAATTTTAGGATTGCAATGAACAACGATCCCATGCTCTCTGCAGTAAGCACAGTTGGTGTGAGCCAAGATCTTCAAGGCAGTGAAGACTTGGCTTCTCACATTTCAGGTCTTCGCTTCCAGAGTCTTTCAGTTTGCTCGTTGGAGGAAAATGAGAAAGCTCAAGATGGAGAGAAGACCTTGCTTGACTCCTCACCACTTGTGAATAGCTCTCTGGCGGAAGATGTTTCCCCGACATCTGCCACCTTTGACAGTCTTCTCCCTGGACTGGAAATGCTGCAAGTCTGCAGACGATCACAGGATGCCTCTGGTCCTCAAGACTCAGCTTCTCGACTGGAGGTAAAATGTGACAAGGTCAAAAAAAGtcccaagaaaaagaagagcaaaGGGAAGAAGTCCAAACAGGAATCTATGATGTCCCCTTCAATGATTGCAGGAGGCAAAGGGTGTCACAAGAAGCCGAAGCAGATTCCATCTCCTATGAAAAGCCCAGTCTTTGAGATGGGGCCTCCAGTGAGTAATTGGGTTAATCTGAACAAACCAGTCACGTCCCCATGCCATGTTTTCCTCAAGGACAGTCTGAGTCTGAAGTACCCAAGGATGGATGAACTACAGCAGTTAGGTCCATTGGAAACTTCATCAGAGCCACAGGATAAGGGTCTCTCGACCTTTGGGGACAATCGGAGCATGAAGACCTCTCCATCCAGTGCTGAAGATGGTACTCCAGCAGCGTGTAACTGTCCAGCTGTCACCCAGGAGAAAGCGACCAATGAGAGACCAGGTCAGGACGCGCAGGAGCAAACTAAGGGCAGTAGGCTCCCTTCTCCTAAAATGTTTATTGAGCAGTTCCTGGAATATCTGGAAGGCGAACCTGATGCTATGGTCGGCAAGACTGCGAACAGTGGGGAAAGTAACAAAATGAATAAGGACTCCGTACACAGTGAGCCTAGGAAGCAACCCAAGAAAGAATCACGTTCTGATGGTCGAAGGGGGCGAGGTGGATGGGAGGCGTCTCTGAGACAGTGTCCGCAGAAGATCACCTTGTTTCAGCTTGGTCAGACGCCTGGCACCAACGGTAGCAGGTCCACACCCAAGGACGGCTTGAAATCTCCTGGCAAGAAAGGAACCCCATCCAAGAAAAAGATGGTCTCAGAG GTGAAGATAGAGAAGGATCTTCCATCTGAGACGAGTGCTGTGACACCAAAGTTGGAACTCATAAAACGGAAGAAGCCCAGGGAGGTGGCAAAG CCATCATCACTGGACAAAGATGAGAAGGATATGACAGCTAAAGCAAAGGCTGGCCAGAAGAAAATCCCCACACCAGTACAAGAGAAAGATGATGCAGCAAGAGATGAGGTGATGAATCAAATAGCACCTGTCAAGATGATGATCAAGAGTTTAGTCTTTAGAGATCATGGGGTGTTCTcttgg TCCTTCCCAAGAGGCCAGCTGGTACTGGGCAAGATGAAGGGCTACTGCTGGTGGCCAGGGAAGGTCATTCATCACTATGACCGCAGCATTCCGGACTCGCCCCCTCCGCTCTCCAGATGGGTGCAGTGGTATGGGGACAACAAGGTTTCTCTC CTGAGCCTTGGTCAAATCGTGGACTTTGAAAAGTTTCCCGAGTACTTCAGCAGCTCATCTTTTCAAAAACTCTCTCTGTATCAGAAGGCCTGCTACCAAGCTCTCAAT GTTGCGGCGGAGAGATCTGGCAAGGAGTTCCGCAATGCCAAGCCTGACGACCTCCCAGGCGGGGCAGGAGCTAAGGAGAAGCAGGAGAAGAAGACCAAGATGCTGCTACGGTTCCAGGAGATGAAGAATTGGGCCTTTGGGGGATTCCCCTCAGGGGGAAGTACCAGCATCAGACCCTCTGCAG AGGAAAAACGACCACCGCCCCCGCCTCCAGAGAGCCCCGCCCCATCCAGCCCAGTGGGAGAGAAAAATGGTACCACACCCTCCAAGAATAGCAGCagaaaacaaactgaaaaagaAGTTTTCCTTGATGTCAGAG aagaAAGAATGAAGGAATTGCGGGATAGAAAGAGGGCAATAGAAG AGATCTGTATTGGGTGTGGAAGTCTGTCGCTATCAACCAAGCATCCACTCTTTGATGGTGGCCTGTGTGAAGTCTGCAGG ATCGAGTACCTTGAAGTGGCATACCTCTATGATTGTGAAGGGTATCAG GCCCACTGCTGCATTTGTGCTGAGGGCAAGCAGATCACCCTGTGTGGCAACCTTGGTTGCTACCATTCTTACTGCACTGACTGCATGAACTTCCTTGTTGGACCACTGGAATCAAGGAGG GTATCACAACAAGACCCCTGGTCCTGCTACCTGTGTTCATCCATAGATCGCCATGGTTACCTGAAGAGACGGGCTGACTGGCAGGACAGGCTGGTAGAGTTCTTCAACCAGGACCAGTTCATGGAGTTCCCGCCCCTCCGTGTGTATAAGCCACACCTACCTGCAGAGAGACGGCCAATCAGAGTGCTCTCACTGTTTGATGGCATTGGCACAG GAATGCTCGTGCTGAGAGACCTTGGGTTCGACGTCGACTGCTACATGGCGTCGGAGATCAGCGATGAGGCCATCATGGTGGCCGCTGTTCGTCTGCAGGGGGAAATCAAGCAGATCGGCGATGTCCAGAAGATCACCACGAAGGAG CTGGCTTCATGGGGACCTTTTGACCTCCTGATTGGAGGAAGTCCTTGCAATGACCTCTCAGTGGTCAACCCTGCCCGTAAGGGCCTGGAGGGGGGCACTGGTCTCCTCTTCTTTGAGTTTTACCGCATCCTCAAGGCCCTGGAGCCATGCCCTGATGACCCCCGACCTTTCTTTTGGCTCTTTGAGAATGTGGTGCACATGGGTCGTAAGGACAAGCAGACCATCTGTCGATTCCTGGAG TGTCATCCGGTGATGATTGATGCCCGCCATGTCTCCCCCTCACACAGAGCTCGCTACTACTGGGGAAATTTTCCAGGAATGCATCG ACCCTATGTGGCGGCTGCGGGGAATCCCCTCATCCTTCAAGAGTGCCTTGAACCCCACTGTGACAGACAGGCTCAG TTCTCCAAGGTTGCCACCATCACGACGAGATCCAACTCCATCCGGCAGACCAAGGATGCGATCCTACCAGTCATCATGAATGGCAAGGAGGATGGGCTCTGGGCCACAGAGCTTGAGAG